The following coding sequences are from one Gossypium raimondii isolate GPD5lz chromosome 4, ASM2569854v1, whole genome shotgun sequence window:
- the LOC105780417 gene encoding ribose-phosphate pyrophosphokinase 4 → MAAISAQLASFKSFSSLLNDKKCSRFWCQIKSFENQHSNWSVEFLSGKESVHLIRNSSPSISMAASVAGSAVKPAKKVCLFYCSETEVLAKRIAADSDAIELRSINWRTFEDGFPNLFIPNAHGIRGQNVAFLASFSSPAVIFEQLSVIYALPKLFVSSFTLVLPFFPTGTSERMEDEGDVATAFTLARILSHIPTSRGGPTSLVTFDIHALQERFYFGDTILPCFESGIPLLKNRLQKLPDSDKISIAFPDDGAWKRFHKQLQHFPTIVCNKVRIGDQRIVRIKEGDATGRHVVIVDDLVQSGGTLIECQKVLAANGATKISAYVTHGIFPKSSWQRFEHDNGGQPEKGLTYFWITDSCPHTVKEVKCKRPFEILSLSGSIAAALQV, encoded by the exons ATGGCGGCCATTTCGGCACAACTCGCTTCCTTTAAATCATTTTCGAGTTTGTTAAACGACAAGAAGTGCAGTCGGTTTTGGTGTCAGATcaagagttttgaaaatcaGCATTCGAATTGGAGCGTCGAATTCCTCTCCGGAAAAGAATCGGTTCATTTGATCCGGAATTCATCTCCGTCGATATCAATGGCCGCCTCCGTCGCCGGTTCCGCCGTTAAACCCGCCAAAAAAGTCTGCCTTTTTTATTGCTCCGAGACCGAGGTGCTCGCCAAGAGAATCGCTGCTGATTCAGATGCAATTGAGCTCCGCAGCATAAATTGGCG gaCATTTGAGGATGGATTTCCGAACTTGTTTATACCTAATGCACATGGAATTCGAGGACAGAATGTAGCTTTTCTAGCTTCGTTTAGCTCACCGGCGGTGATTTTCGAGCAGTTATCGGTGATCTATGCTTTGCCGAAACTGTTCGTTTCATCGTTCACGCTAGTTCTCCCGTTTTTCCCAACTGGAACTTCGGAGCGAATGGAAGACGAAGGAGATGTTGCCACGGCTTTCACTCTTGCTAGGATATTGTCCCATATACCGACCTCTAGGGGAGGCCCTACTAGCTTAGTAACATTCGATATCCATGCTTTGCAG GAGAGATTCTACTTCGGTGATACTATTTTGCCTTGCTTTGAGAGTGGGATACCTTTGCTTAAGAATAGGCTTCAAAAGCTTCCCGACTCTGACAAA ATATCCATTGCTTTTCCCGATGATGGTGCTTGGAAAAGATTTCATAAACAGCTGCAACATTTTCCAACT ATTGTTTGTAATAAAGTTCGGATAGGGGACCAACGAATCGTACGCATCAAAGAGGGAGATGCTACAGGACGGCATGTGGTgattgttgatgatttggttCAATCAGGTGGGACTCTGATTGAATGCCAG AAAGTATTAGCAGCCAATGGAGCAACAAAAATAAGTGCATATGTGACGCATGGAATTTTCCCTAAAAGCTCGTGGCAACGCTTTGAACATGATAATGGAG GGCAACCTGAGAAAGGGCTAACCTATTTCTGGATCACTGATTCATGCCCTCACACGGTGAAAGAGGTAAAGTGCAAACGTCCTTTTGAAATTCTTAGCCTTTCTGGTTCCATTGCAGCTGCTCTTCAGGTATAA
- the LOC105780092 gene encoding uncharacterized protein LOC105780092, producing the protein MRALLSPESSSLYFTSINIVSRDPNPCRSRTSLYFLKRDGGCRLIRRKTRSTAVKALLDSATIEELGLKESDMRNPAISSTYRRSMLPKPNQTVLEAQARICTGPTQTRPLSEEQAFKVLDTILRSVRGELKDEEQVSKAQIGAFFAGMTIRANSFPEETQWSEGERRAMNLFWPLLLRALPPDVIFIADPEGSIMGLGNSVGPQFIGKGTTEMRLVGALREILAGGHLGYEEVQGVLKDVLPLKFEDGKSTGVSESLLSAFLIGQRMNRETDRELKAYCLAFDDELGPAPVADVNSLTHYGEPYDGNTRFFRSTLFVAAVRSCYGESSLLHGVEWMPPKGGVTEEQMLNFMGANTNLSLHQAKKLIEDEEVGFAYLSQREARPSLYSLIGLREHIKKRPPLATTEKVQQFIRAKGKESIVTGFYHEGYEEPLLMLMKRRGVYSGLVVKGEEGALSMTTRLRSASTSKGFPVNYCSGFRSVGTETACKEDGVSHQSFRLEVNAMDYGFEPTDTPRTDRSVSKNIELGLAALHGQKGPAYDRIVLNAGIVDHLLGCDGAEDVTIALDRAREAIDSGKALKKLLNYIKVSHKLK; encoded by the exons ATGCGAGCTCTACTCTCACCAGAATCTTCTTCTCTTTATTTCACTTCAATCAATATCGTTTCTCGAGATCCAAATCCATGCCGATCTCGGAcctctctttattttttgaaaagagACGGCGGCTGCCGTTTGATTCGCCGGAAAACTCGTTCGACCGCCGTGAAGGCGTTGCTTGATTCGGCGACTATAGAGGAGCTAGGTCTTAAAGAATCTGATATGAGAAATCCGGCGATTTCTTCTACTTATCGGAGGTCTATGTTGCCGAAGCCGAATCAAACGGTGTTGGAAGCTCAAGCGAGGATTTGTACTGGACCTACGCAGACTAGACCGCTCTCGGAAGAACAGGCGTTTAAGGTTTTGGATACAATTTTGAGATCAG TTAGGGGGGAATTAAAAGATGAAGAGCAAGTCTCAAAAGCACAGATTGGAGCATTCTTTGCTGGAATGACTATCCGTGCAAATTCCTTTCCGGAAGAGACTCAATGGAGTGAAGGAGAAAGGCGTGCAATGAACTTATTTTGGCCACTTCTCTTACGAGCACTACCGCCTGATGTGATTTTCATTGCTGATCCTGAAGGGTCTATAATGGGATTAGGGAATTCAGTAGGGCCGCAGTTTATTGGGAAAGGCACGACAGAAATGAGATTGGTTGGTGCTCTTAGAGAAATTTTAGCAGGAGGTCACCTTGGGTATGAGGAAGTCCAAGGTGTTCTGAAAGATGTTCTTCCATTGAAATTTGAAGATGGAAAATCTACTGGAGTAAGTGAATCATTGCTTTCAGCTTTCTTAATTGGTCAGCGTATGAACAGGGAAACAGATCGCGAACTTAAAGCATACTGCCTTGCATTTGATGATGAACTTG GTCCTGCTCCAGTTGCTGATGTTAACTCTTTGACCCATTACGGTGAACCTTATGATGGCAACACACGTTTCTTTAGAAGCACGTTGTTTGTTGCTGCGGTTAGATCCTGTTATGGTGAATCTTCCTTGCTTCATGGTGTGGAGTGGATGCCACCGAAG GGAGGTGTAACTGAAGAACAAATGCTGAACTTTATGGGAGCAAACACAAACTTATCCTTGCATCAGGCAAAAAAACTTATTGAG GACGAGGAGGTTGGTTTTGCATACCTAAGTCAACGTGAAGCTCGCCCATCTCT ATATTCACTGATTGGATTGAGGGAGCACATAAAGAAACGCCCACCACTAGCAACAACTGAAAAGGTCCAGCAATTTATTAGG GCTAAAGGGAAGGAATCAATTGTTACCGGATTTTATCATGAAGGTTACGAGGAGCCTTTGTTAATGCTTATGAAACGAAGAGGTGTATATTCTGGTTTGGTAGTGAAG GGAGAAGAAGGTGCCCTCTCAATGACAACTAGGTTACGATCAGCAAGCACGTCAAAAGGCTTTCCTGTAAACTATTGTTCCGGTTTTCGTTCAGTAGGCACGGAAACAGCTTGCAAAGAGGATG GAGTATCACATCAGAGTTTTAGGCTCGAGGTTAATGCTATGGACTATGGTTTTGAACCAACTGATACACCAAGAACTGATAGATCG GTATCAAAGAATATAGAGCTGGGTTTGGCTGCTCTGCATGGCCAAAAAGGGCCAGCATACGATCGAATCGTTTTAAATGCCGGAATTGTGGATCATTTACTGGGTTGTGATGGTGCTGAAGACGTGACCATAGCTCTCGATAGGGCCAGGGAAGCCATTGATAGTGGTAAGGCTCTTAAGAAACTCCTAAATTACATTAAAGTGTCTCACAAGTTAAAATGA
- the LOC105779160 gene encoding L-tryptophan--pyruvate aminotransferase 1 has translation MVVGLVETAVPAAKSTVSSAVKKPTTLSSDPIINVARGDPTIYEPYWKKMGDRCKVVIAGDEFMSYFCNAMNLCWFLLPELDNAIRTLHRVVGNAMVDDDRFIVVGNGSTQLFHALLYALSSPDMPEPINVVAAAPFYSSYPEETKFLRSELSKWAGDANCYDKDEPYIEVVTSPNNPDGSIRGTVVNREGGKAIHDLAYYWPQYAPITSKADHDAMLFTFSKATGHAGTRIGWAIVKDKVIAAKMVKFIEVSSIGVSREAQLRAAKVLGVIADDCRNPDVKGENFFEYGRRLMSERWGKLREVGMKSNGVFSLPNYPRDYCKFTGEYTDSNPAFAWLKSKEGLNCENLLRDESKIITRGGPSFGVDSTYTRVSMLSRDVEFELLLERLAAVKGTVNGS, from the exons ATGGTGGTCGGCTTGGTCGAGACGGCTGTTCCGGCAGCCAAATCCACAGTTTCCTCCGCCGTGAAGAAACCTACTACTCTCTCCTCGGACCCTATCATCAATGTTGCACG CGGTGATCCTACGATTTACGAGCCGTACTGGAAGAAGATGGGAGATAGGTGTAAAGTGGTTATTGCTGGAGATGAATTCATGAGCTACTTTTGCAATGCGATGAACCTATGTTGGTTTTTGCTGCCGGAGCTCGACAATGCCATTCGGACACTGCATCGTGTCGTTGGGAATGCCATGGTCGATGATGATAGGTTCATCGTTGTCGGGAATGGCTCGACCCAGCTCTTCCATGCTTTGCTATACGCCCTCTCGTCTCCTGATATGCCTGAACCTATTAACGTGGTCGCTGCCGCCCCTTTCTACTCG TCATATCCAGAGGAGACGAAGTTCCTGCGATCGGAGCTGTCTAAATGGGCAGGCGATGCAAATTGCTACGATAAAGACGAACCCTACATCGAGGTGGTCACATCGCCGAACAACCCCGATGGGTCGATTCGAGGAACCGTGGTGAATCGTGAAGGTGGTAAAGCCATTCACGACCTAGCCTACTATTGGCCTCAGTACGCACCCATTACTAGCAAAGCTGACCATGATGCTATGCTTTTCACCTTCTCCAAAGCCACTGGACATGCTGGAACTCGCATTGG CTGGGCTATTGTTAAAGACAAAGTGATCGCCGCCAAGATGGTAAAGTTTATAGAGGTGAGCAGCATCGGCGTATCCAGAGAAGCCCAACTCCGTGCCGCCAAGGTCCTAGGTGTCATCGCCGACGACTGCCGGAATCCCGACGTCAAAGGTGAAAACTTCTTCGAATACGGCCGCCGCCTCATGTCGGAACGATGGGGAAAGCTCCGGGAAGTGGGGATGAAAAGCAATGGTGTTTTCAGCCTGCCTAATTACCCACGAGATTATTGCAAATTCACCGGCGAATACACTGATTCAAACCCTG CCTTTGCATGGTTGAAGAGCAAGGAGGGTTTGAACTGTGAGAATCTGTTAAGAGATGAAAGCAAAATAATCACAAGGGGCGGGCCGAGTTTTGGTGTTGACTCAACATACACAAGGGTTAGCATGCTGAGTCGTGATGTCGAGTTTGAGCTTCTGTTGGAAAGGTTGGCGGCCGTCAAAGGAACCGTCAATGGAAGTTAG
- the LOC105780852 gene encoding L-tryptophan--pyruvate aminotransferase 1 — protein sequence MVVGLVETAVPAAKSTVSSAVKKPTTLSSDPIINVARGDPTIYEPYWKKMGDRCKVVIAGDEFMSYFCNAKNLCWFLLPELDNAIRTLHRVVGNAMVDDDRFIVVGNGSTQLFHALLYALSSPDMPEPINVVAAAPFYSSYPEETKFLRSELYKWAGDANCYDKDEPYIEVVTSPNNPDGSIRGTVVNREGGKAIHDLAYYWPQYAPITSKADHDAMLFTFSKATGHAGTRIGWAIVKDKVIAAKMVKFIEVSSIGVSREAQLRAAKVLGVIADDCRNPDVKGENFFEYGRRLMSERWGKLREVGMKSNGVFSLPKYPRDYCKFTGEYTDSNPAFAWLKSKEGLNCENLLRDESKIITRAGPSFGGDSTYTRVSMLSRDVEFELLLERLAAVKGTVNGN from the exons ATGGTGGTCGGCTTGGTCGAGACGGCTGTTCCGGCAGCCAAATCCACAGTTTCCTCCGCCGTGAAGAAACCTACTACTCTCTCCTCGGACCCTATCATCAATGTTGCTCG CGGTGATCCTACGATTTACGAGCCATACTGGAAGAAGATGGGAGATAGGTGTAAAGTGGTTATTGCTGGAGATGAATTCATGAGCTACTTTTGCAATGCGAAGAACCTATGTTGGTTTTTGCTGCCAGAGCTCGACAATGCCATTCGGACACTGCATCGTGTCGTTGGGAATGCCATGGTCGATGATGATAGGTTCATCGTTGTCGGGAATGGCTCGACCCAGCTCTTCCATGCTTTGCTATACGCCCTCTCGTCTCCTGATATGCCTGAACCTATTAACGTGGTCGCTGCCGCCCCTTTCTACTCC TCATATCCAGAGGAGACGAAGTTCCTGCGATCGGAGCTGTATAAATGGGCAGGCGATGCAAATTGCTACGATAAAGACGAACCCTACATCGAGGTGGTCACATCGCCGAACAACCCCGATGGGTCGATTCGAGGAACCGTGGTGAATCGTGAAGGTGGTAAAGCCATTCACGACCTAGCCTACTATTGGCCTCAGTACGCACCCATTACTAGCAAAGCTGACCATGATGCTATGCTTTTCACCTTCTCCAAAGCCACTGGACATGCTGGAACTCGCATTGG CTGGGCTATTGTTAAAGACAAAGTGATCGCCGCCAAGATGGTGAAGTTTATAGAGGTAAGCAGCATCGGCGTATCCAGAGAAGCCCAGCTCCGTGCCGCCAAGGTCCTAGGTGTCATCGCCGACGACTGCCGGAATCCCGACGTCAAAGGTGAAAACTTCTTCGAATACGGCCGCCGCCTCATGTCAGAACGATGGGGAAAGCTCCGGGAAGTGGGGATGAAAAGCAATGGTGTTTTCAGCCTGCCTAAGTACCCACGAGATTATTGCAAATTCACCGGCGAATACACTGATTCAAACCCTG CCTTTGCATGGTTGAAGAGCAAGGAGGGTTTGAACTGTGAGAATCTGTTAAGAGATGAAAGCAAAATAATCACAAGGGCCGGGCCGAGTTTTGGTGGTGACTCAACGTACACAAGGGTTAGCATGCTGAGTCGTGATGTCGAGTTTGAGCTTCTGTTGGAAAGGTTGGCGGCCGTCAAAGGAACCGTCAATGGAAATTAG